The Verrucomicrobium spinosum DSM 4136 = JCM 18804 genome includes a region encoding these proteins:
- a CDS encoding GNAT family acetyltransferase, which translates to MNSLVIRPYTTSDESAVIQLWDACGLVRPVNDPLKDIQRKLQVQPELFLVAECTDTHALIGTAMVGYEGHRGWINYLAVAPHIQKQGLGRQIMDHAEQLLRQLGCPKINLQVRTNNHEVIAFYERLGFVRDDVVSLGRRLVVD; encoded by the coding sequence ATGAATTCCTTAGTGATCCGCCCCTATACCACGAGTGATGAATCGGCCGTGATCCAGCTCTGGGATGCCTGCGGCCTCGTCCGCCCGGTCAACGATCCCTTGAAGGACATCCAGCGGAAACTCCAGGTGCAGCCAGAACTGTTTCTCGTGGCGGAGTGCACGGACACACATGCCCTCATCGGCACGGCCATGGTGGGCTATGAGGGCCACCGCGGCTGGATCAACTACCTGGCCGTCGCTCCGCACATTCAGAAACAGGGCCTCGGGCGGCAGATTATGGACCACGCGGAACAGCTCCTCCGTCAGCTCGGCTGTCCCAAAATCAATCTCCAGGTCCGCACCAACAACCACGAGGTCATCGCCTTCTATGAGCGCCTCGGCTTCGTGCGGGATGACGTCGTCAGCCTGGGGCGGCGGCTGGTGGTGGACTGA
- a CDS encoding HpcH/HpaI aldolase family protein, which yields MSSYLPPVDIQLGTFLSLGSPLIAELAAECGFQWLLLDLEHGASTDASLLPQLMATKGTATRTIVRFGTPHADQVLRALDWGAHGIMIPRVSSAAEAAACVKAASYAPRGHRGFSRSARAYGLGLRPPASAGAIPQPLIMAQIENIEGVAHASEIAAVEGVDVLFVGPADLQFDLGARPDLAALSYEECLVSVASAAQTAGKACGILLRDATEIPKFRDLGYTYLALDSDVALLRKGFLALANARA from the coding sequence ATGTCATCCTACCTTCCCCCTGTGGACATCCAGCTGGGCACCTTCCTCTCCCTTGGTTCACCCCTCATCGCGGAACTGGCCGCCGAATGCGGCTTCCAGTGGCTCCTGCTCGATCTTGAGCACGGTGCCAGCACAGACGCAAGCTTGCTGCCTCAGCTGATGGCCACCAAGGGCACCGCCACCCGGACCATTGTCCGCTTTGGCACCCCTCATGCCGACCAGGTGTTGCGCGCCCTCGACTGGGGCGCTCATGGCATCATGATTCCGCGGGTCTCCTCCGCCGCAGAGGCCGCCGCCTGTGTCAAAGCCGCCTCATATGCCCCCCGGGGGCACCGGGGATTCTCACGCTCTGCCAGAGCATACGGCCTGGGGCTGCGACCACCCGCTTCTGCCGGGGCCATCCCGCAGCCGCTGATCATGGCGCAGATTGAGAACATTGAGGGCGTGGCCCACGCCAGTGAAATCGCCGCCGTGGAGGGGGTCGATGTCCTCTTCGTCGGTCCGGCCGATCTACAGTTTGACCTTGGGGCCCGCCCTGATCTGGCAGCGCTCAGCTATGAGGAGTGCCTGGTTTCCGTGGCCAGTGCCGCCCAAACCGCGGGGAAGGCCTGCGGCATTCTCTTGCGTGACGCCACCGAGATCCCGAAGTTTCGAGATCTCGGCTACACCTATCTGGCATTGGATTCCGACGTGGCCCTGCTTCGCAAAGGCTTCCTGGCGCTCGCAAACGCCAGGGCCTGA
- a CDS encoding alpha-hydroxy acid oxidase — translation MPLLPPLTQIPPEVASLEDYERLARERLTDHAWAYYYGGAGDEITVRRNREAFTELALAPRVLAPMTGGHTRISLLGHEYDHPIFLAPIAYHRMAHPDGEVATALGASALKAGMILSTHASMLLEQVAAAAQAPLWYQLYLQPDRGFIRELLQRVAAAGYRAIVLTVDAPLKGLRNREHHALFKLPPGIEAVNLKGMKSLPPVYAQPGAPSIYFGPHLDAALTWKDIAWLQENTHLPIIVKGIMHPDDASLALQHQVAGMVVSNHGGRTLDTAPATIEVLPAIADRVAGQVPILLDGGIRRGTDILKALALGAKAVLIGRPYIYGLAAAGAVGVAHVLNILRAELEMAMAFTGRATLDQVDASTLWDWEYRTSKSSPPARAR, via the coding sequence ATGCCCTTGCTCCCTCCCCTCACCCAAATCCCGCCAGAAGTGGCGTCGCTGGAGGATTATGAACGGCTCGCGCGAGAACGGCTCACCGATCACGCCTGGGCCTATTATTACGGGGGTGCGGGCGATGAAATCACGGTGCGCCGCAATCGCGAGGCATTCACGGAGCTGGCCCTGGCTCCGCGGGTCCTGGCCCCGATGACGGGTGGCCACACCCGGATCAGCCTGCTCGGGCATGAGTACGACCACCCCATCTTCCTCGCCCCCATCGCCTACCATCGCATGGCGCACCCGGATGGCGAGGTAGCCACCGCCCTGGGAGCTTCAGCATTGAAGGCGGGCATGATCCTCAGCACCCATGCCAGCATGCTCCTGGAGCAGGTGGCCGCGGCCGCGCAGGCCCCCTTGTGGTATCAGCTCTATCTTCAGCCGGATCGCGGTTTTATCCGCGAGCTGCTCCAGCGGGTGGCGGCTGCGGGTTATCGCGCCATCGTCTTGACGGTGGACGCCCCGCTCAAGGGGCTCCGCAATCGCGAGCACCACGCGCTCTTCAAGCTCCCTCCGGGCATCGAGGCCGTGAACCTGAAAGGCATGAAGTCCCTGCCGCCGGTTTACGCCCAGCCGGGGGCCCCCTCCATCTATTTCGGTCCGCACCTCGATGCCGCCCTCACCTGGAAGGACATCGCCTGGTTACAGGAAAACACCCACCTCCCCATCATCGTGAAAGGCATCATGCACCCGGATGATGCCTCCCTGGCCCTACAACACCAGGTCGCCGGCATGGTGGTCTCAAACCACGGGGGGCGCACCCTGGACACCGCTCCAGCGACGATCGAGGTGCTGCCCGCCATCGCTGACCGCGTGGCCGGTCAGGTGCCCATCCTGCTGGATGGCGGGATCCGCCGCGGAACTGATATTCTCAAGGCACTCGCGCTGGGAGCCAAGGCTGTCCTCATTGGCCGCCCCTATATCTATGGCCTGGCAGCCGCCGGGGCGGTGGGTGTCGCGCATGTGCTCAATATCCTGCGGGCAGAGCTTGAGATGGCCATGGCCTTCACCGGCCGTGCCACCCTGGACCAGGTGGACGCCTCCACGCTGTGGGATTGGGAATATCGTACGTCAAAATCATCCCCTCCCGCAAGGGCGCGGTGA
- a CDS encoding ATP-dependent 6-phosphofructokinase — MNLHISSLGPCRIPSPLPHFGGMEAPFKTDEHRIYFNNRTSDHEPGAMPYSFEEAGPREHIFFDPPKTTVGIVTCGGLCPGLNDIIRGIVLQSHNQYGVTKIYGFRYGYEGLVQRYGHTPLILRPQSVEQIHNFGGTMLGSSRGHQNIGDMVDTLEDMKVDILYVIGGDGSLRGASAIAQEIERRGLKKAVVGIPKTIDNDIMYLDKSFGFDTAFAEAVQAVKCAYTESTGAVNGVGLVKLMGRDSGFIACFAALAGSNVDFVLIPEVPFELDGPKGLLEMLRYRLVKRGSAVIVVAEGAGQNLMNRDVGATDASGNQRYADIGLYLKDTINDFFKSRRMEVNLKYIDPSYIVRSVPANAQDNVYCSRLAQGAVHAAMAGKTGMLVGCWHGAFVHLPLDLVTGGRRKVDPTRELWHSVLESTGQPATFK, encoded by the coding sequence GTGAACCTCCACATCTCATCCCTCGGACCTTGTCGCATCCCATCACCCCTGCCGCACTTCGGTGGCATGGAGGCTCCCTTCAAAACGGACGAACATCGAATTTACTTCAACAACCGGACTTCGGATCATGAGCCGGGGGCCATGCCCTACAGTTTTGAGGAGGCTGGTCCTCGCGAGCACATCTTCTTTGATCCGCCGAAGACGACTGTTGGAATCGTCACCTGCGGGGGACTGTGTCCAGGGTTGAACGACATCATTCGTGGCATCGTGCTACAGTCGCACAACCAGTACGGCGTCACCAAGATCTACGGCTTCCGCTACGGGTATGAGGGGCTGGTACAACGTTACGGGCACACGCCTCTCATTCTGCGTCCGCAGTCGGTGGAGCAGATCCACAATTTCGGCGGCACCATGTTGGGCAGTTCCCGTGGTCACCAGAACATCGGGGACATGGTGGACACGCTCGAAGACATGAAGGTGGACATCCTCTATGTGATTGGCGGAGACGGCAGCCTGCGGGGAGCGTCGGCAATTGCTCAGGAAATCGAGCGTCGCGGGCTGAAAAAGGCGGTGGTGGGCATTCCCAAGACGATCGACAATGACATCATGTACCTGGACAAGAGCTTCGGGTTTGATACGGCATTTGCCGAGGCAGTGCAGGCCGTGAAATGTGCCTATACGGAATCGACAGGGGCTGTGAATGGGGTGGGTTTGGTGAAACTGATGGGCCGGGACTCAGGCTTCATTGCGTGCTTCGCTGCTTTGGCTGGCAGTAACGTGGACTTTGTACTCATCCCTGAGGTTCCCTTTGAACTGGATGGCCCCAAGGGGCTGCTGGAGATGCTCCGCTACCGGTTGGTAAAGCGCGGTAGCGCTGTCATCGTAGTGGCCGAAGGGGCTGGCCAGAATCTCATGAACCGGGATGTCGGTGCGACGGACGCCAGCGGAAACCAGCGGTATGCTGACATCGGGCTGTATCTGAAAGACACGATCAACGATTTCTTCAAAAGTCGGCGCATGGAGGTGAATCTCAAGTACATCGATCCCAGCTATATCGTCCGCAGTGTTCCTGCCAATGCGCAGGACAACGTGTATTGCTCACGTCTCGCCCAAGGGGCGGTGCACGCAGCGATGGCGGGTAAGACGGGCATGCTGGTGGGATGCTGGCACGGAGCCTTCGTCCACCTGCCGCTGGATCTGGTGACGGGGGGGCGCCGCAAGGTGGACCCCACGCGCGAGCTCTGGCACTCGGTGCTGGAATCCACGGGGCAACCGGCCACTTTTAAGTGA
- a CDS encoding NHL repeat containing protein, whose protein sequence is MKIRFALSLLLAATSTAPGLQAAVEQIIGAPITAAVSEPFSVDFDTDKTLYGVEFTKSNRVFRWKDGKLDFIAGVQHNTEKIKGLAEVGDGSDPQKALFNGMHDIQITNDGKAILGDSFNHRVRQLDLKSGTVTTIAGTGKAAFGGDGGPATAASFNITMTATLSPDRQRYYVADIGNHRTREIDLATGRISTVAGSGQKGLPTDGTNALEAPMGDTRAVTQAKDGTLYVLLRGGNSLVAVKDGKVNTVVNAGGKKGYSGDGGPARDAQMNGPKYVAMDAENRVLICDTENHCVRRFDPKTGKIELIAGQPPKAGTKIGSDFLGTELRRPHGVRLGPDGLLYVADTYNDRVLRGPYSR, encoded by the coding sequence ATGAAAATACGCTTCGCTCTTTCACTTCTGCTGGCTGCCACCTCCACCGCGCCGGGACTCCAGGCTGCAGTTGAACAGATCATTGGAGCCCCCATAACTGCTGCGGTCTCAGAGCCGTTCAGCGTGGATTTCGACACAGACAAAACGCTCTACGGCGTGGAGTTCACCAAATCCAACCGCGTCTTCCGCTGGAAGGACGGCAAGCTGGACTTCATCGCCGGCGTGCAACACAACACCGAGAAGATCAAGGGCCTCGCCGAGGTGGGAGATGGCAGTGATCCGCAAAAGGCCCTCTTCAATGGAATGCATGACATCCAGATCACCAACGATGGCAAAGCCATCCTGGGTGACTCCTTTAACCACAGAGTGCGCCAACTGGACCTGAAGTCCGGCACTGTGACCACCATCGCCGGCACGGGCAAGGCGGCCTTTGGCGGGGACGGCGGTCCCGCCACGGCGGCCAGCTTCAATATCACCATGACGGCGACGCTATCACCAGACCGGCAACGCTACTATGTCGCAGACATAGGGAACCATCGCACCCGCGAGATCGATCTGGCCACCGGCAGGATCTCCACCGTGGCAGGCAGCGGGCAGAAAGGCCTGCCAACCGACGGCACCAACGCGCTGGAGGCCCCTATGGGAGACACCCGTGCCGTCACCCAGGCCAAAGACGGCACGCTCTATGTGCTGCTCCGCGGCGGCAATTCCCTCGTCGCGGTGAAGGATGGCAAAGTGAACACCGTGGTGAATGCCGGCGGTAAAAAAGGCTACAGCGGGGACGGTGGCCCCGCCCGGGATGCCCAGATGAACGGGCCCAAGTATGTGGCCATGGACGCGGAGAACCGGGTGCTCATCTGCGATACGGAAAACCACTGCGTCCGCCGCTTCGACCCGAAAACCGGGAAGATCGAGCTCATCGCTGGACAGCCCCCCAAGGCGGGCACCAAGATCGGCAGTGATTTCCTAGGAACCGAACTGCGCCGCCCTCATGGGGTGCGCCTCGGGCCAGACGGCCTCCTCTATGTAGCGGACACCTACAACGACCGCGTGCTTCGCGGCCCGTACAGCCGCTGA
- a CDS encoding bile acid:sodium symporter family protein, translating to MFRFINWFTSLYPVWVISFAVVGLLHPTSLSWFTGGWVVWALTLVMLGMGFTLTVDDFRRLLRAPSSLALGFLTHYTIMPLAGWFVAHALNLEPGFAVGLILVASCPSGTASNVICYLARANVALAVLVTLTSTLLAFVMTPAWCKALAGQYVPVDAAKLSLSTIQIAVAPVLAGVFCNWLFPKATASVSRVGPLVSVLALMFVTGGIVAQNAAAVKANAGKLALAAVLLHVLGFGVGYLVAKILRRPEEIARTISIEVGMQNGGLAAVLAKQNFPMQPLAAVPAIFSAITQTLLGSLLATWWRMHPVASSNPAATASTPAPQPATPAIPEARPE from the coding sequence ATGTTTCGCTTCATCAACTGGTTCACCAGCTTGTACCCGGTCTGGGTCATCTCCTTCGCCGTGGTCGGCCTGCTTCACCCCACCTCACTCTCCTGGTTCACCGGAGGGTGGGTCGTATGGGCCCTCACCCTTGTGATGCTGGGGATGGGCTTCACGTTGACGGTGGATGACTTCCGCCGCCTGCTTCGCGCCCCGTCCTCCCTGGCACTCGGGTTCCTCACTCACTATACCATCATGCCTCTGGCAGGATGGTTCGTGGCGCATGCATTGAACCTCGAACCCGGCTTCGCGGTGGGGCTCATCCTGGTGGCCAGCTGCCCGTCCGGCACGGCATCCAATGTGATCTGCTACCTGGCGCGGGCCAATGTCGCCCTCGCCGTGCTGGTGACGCTGACCTCCACGTTGCTCGCCTTCGTGATGACCCCGGCCTGGTGCAAGGCACTGGCGGGTCAATACGTGCCGGTGGACGCCGCCAAACTGAGCCTCTCCACCATTCAGATCGCGGTGGCCCCGGTGCTGGCGGGCGTATTCTGCAACTGGCTTTTCCCCAAGGCCACCGCCTCCGTCTCACGGGTGGGACCGCTGGTCTCTGTGCTCGCCCTCATGTTCGTGACGGGCGGCATCGTGGCGCAGAACGCAGCCGCAGTGAAGGCCAACGCCGGCAAACTGGCCCTCGCTGCCGTCCTGCTGCACGTGCTGGGCTTCGGCGTCGGCTACCTTGTCGCCAAGATCCTTCGCCGGCCTGAGGAAATAGCCCGCACCATCTCGATCGAAGTCGGCATGCAAAACGGCGGCCTGGCCGCCGTGCTGGCCAAGCAGAACTTCCCCATGCAACCGCTGGCCGCAGTCCCCGCCATCTTCAGCGCCATCACGCAAACCCTGCTCGGCAGCCTGCTCGCCACCTGGTGGCGCATGCACCCCGTCGCCTCCTCAAACCCCGCGGCGACGGCCAGCACGCCAGCCCCGCAGCCCGCTACACCAGCCATTCCTGAGGCCCGCCCGGAATGA
- a CDS encoding AbrB/MazE/SpoVT family DNA-binding domain-containing protein yields the protein MKTVVSSKGQIVLPVELREQDKVVAGQKFEIERLESGQYLLKRQAAPDNEGLIDWLLSCPEKDWFQPIQSESTDTL from the coding sequence ATGAAAACCGTTGTCTCAAGCAAAGGCCAGATTGTGTTGCCCGTCGAGCTGCGGGAGCAGGACAAAGTGGTCGCTGGCCAGAAATTTGAGATCGAACGGCTGGAGTCGGGACAATACCTCCTGAAACGTCAGGCCGCGCCCGACAACGAAGGCTTGATTGACTGGCTGCTCTCCTGTCCTGAGAAAGACTGGTTTCAACCCATCCAATCCGAGTCCACTGACACGCTGTGA
- a CDS encoding N-acetylmuramoyl-L-alanine amidase family protein, translating into MMSAPTSPIGRLLPRLSCLVLFSLLAACQTPHESVYGNKPGPKGFGTVVLDAGHGGKDSGARARGQTEKTLTLDIAQRVKKELAGDFRVVMIRDGDQFVDLEDRVRKANRYDGGVLVSIHFNYGPRRLAGPETYWWRVDSSSLARRLHKNLTTACTVEAGNRGLVRRRLRLTRNPEIPCVLVECGYLTNAREAALLKTPEYRAKLARAIADALKDQKRHGDAGMGPLPAPIIAPPSKGSDVRDSY; encoded by the coding sequence ATGATGTCTGCTCCCACCTCCCCCATTGGGCGACTGCTGCCCAGACTGTCCTGTCTGGTCCTGTTCAGCCTCCTGGCAGCTTGTCAGACTCCTCACGAGAGCGTGTACGGCAACAAACCGGGACCCAAGGGCTTTGGCACCGTGGTGTTGGACGCCGGTCATGGCGGCAAGGATTCCGGCGCGCGCGCCAGGGGGCAGACGGAAAAGACCCTGACCCTGGACATTGCCCAACGCGTCAAAAAGGAGCTGGCGGGAGACTTCCGCGTCGTCATGATTCGTGACGGGGACCAGTTCGTGGACTTGGAAGACCGGGTCCGGAAGGCAAACCGGTACGATGGCGGCGTGCTGGTGAGCATCCATTTCAACTACGGCCCGCGTCGCCTGGCTGGTCCAGAGACCTACTGGTGGCGGGTGGACAGCTCCTCCCTGGCCCGCCGACTGCACAAGAACCTGACGACCGCGTGCACGGTGGAAGCTGGCAACCGCGGTCTGGTGCGACGCCGGCTGCGGCTCACCCGCAACCCTGAGATCCCCTGCGTGCTGGTGGAATGCGGCTACCTGACCAATGCCCGGGAAGCAGCCCTCCTCAAGACGCCGGAGTACCGGGCCAAGCTGGCCAGGGCCATCGCCGATGCATTAAAGGACCAGAAGCGGCACGGAGATGCCGGAATGGGCCCCCTGCCCGCTCCAATCATCGCCCCGCCCAGCAAGGGATCGGACGTGCGAGACAGCTACTAG
- a CDS encoding type II toxin-antitoxin system VapC family toxin, producing MNYLVDANILSEATKPAPDPQVVAWLRSHESQLVVSPIILGELEYGILTLPKGQRRTRLEKWFAQGVRRIQSLDVDADTASHWANLLASLKRNGHAMPVKDSLIAATALAHGLTVATRNAKDFRFAGVKVVNPFGKG from the coding sequence GTGAACTACTTGGTGGATGCCAATATATTGAGTGAGGCGACCAAACCAGCGCCGGACCCACAAGTGGTCGCCTGGCTCCGCAGCCACGAGTCGCAGCTGGTGGTTAGCCCCATCATTTTGGGTGAGCTCGAATATGGCATTCTCACCCTGCCCAAAGGCCAACGCAGAACGCGGCTGGAAAAATGGTTCGCGCAGGGAGTGCGCCGCATTCAATCTCTGGACGTCGATGCCGACACCGCCTCCCATTGGGCGAACCTGCTGGCGAGCTTGAAAAGAAACGGCCACGCCATGCCCGTCAAAGACAGCCTCATTGCCGCCACGGCTCTCGCTCATGGACTCACCGTGGCGACTCGCAATGCCAAAGACTTCCGGTTCGCCGGTGTCAAGGTGGTCAACCCCTTTGGCAAAGGCTGA
- a CDS encoding right-handed parallel beta-helix repeat-containing protein: MPHTCIACPLAQLLIILLALSGTRGAEPNDPPFSIQAALDASPGTMVHVPAGDHLISAPLRLHHDHSGLYGEGRIIQQNPEVPILIIQDSRDVTVRGLTLTRAKDNEITRAEGVVAIKCRDLVLDGIRVINNRTRSAAIAIRESQGTDIRDCRVRNYMCLTIDDRTNSPDWGYAFNCIDGTGIAVSYSQGTSITGCRVVEEDLLPTREIQQKHGLGKFVKKNPQKGTIVSQKTWGEEFVSNWHQGSAIIVTAPESSDLTRILNNHIENAAQGVDLHSDHVILSGNVINNSFMGMKAMHGSRNVIITGNQFIKNDLWSIGLMPGASSHGAAPAAEGKPATPPNVDGGSIIANNIISDFGRGHSAWVWEGQGTPIRFDNRQKPHNPPLADVVIQGNVIYDSDRDEAAVAGTEGQAKPKYEYAVRIATEAQGLHFSGNLFHPGRSGVSNIPLPP; this comes from the coding sequence ATGCCGCACACATGCATCGCCTGCCCTCTGGCACAGCTGCTTATCATTCTCCTGGCTCTGAGCGGGACCCGTGGGGCCGAGCCGAACGACCCACCGTTCTCCATCCAGGCAGCCCTGGACGCCAGCCCGGGAACGATGGTCCACGTGCCGGCCGGGGATCACCTGATCTCCGCCCCCCTGCGGCTTCATCACGATCACAGCGGGCTCTATGGTGAAGGGCGCATCATCCAGCAGAATCCTGAGGTGCCCATCCTCATCATCCAGGACTCACGGGATGTGACGGTGCGAGGGCTCACCTTGACCCGTGCGAAGGACAACGAGATCACGCGGGCCGAGGGCGTGGTGGCCATCAAATGCCGCGATCTGGTGCTGGATGGCATTCGGGTCATCAACAACCGGACCCGCTCCGCGGCCATCGCCATACGGGAGAGCCAGGGCACGGACATCCGCGACTGCCGGGTGCGCAACTACATGTGTCTCACCATCGATGACCGAACGAACAGCCCAGACTGGGGCTATGCTTTCAACTGCATCGACGGCACGGGCATCGCAGTTTCCTATAGCCAGGGCACCAGCATCACCGGCTGTCGCGTGGTGGAAGAGGATCTGCTGCCCACCCGGGAGATTCAACAAAAGCATGGGCTGGGCAAGTTCGTGAAAAAGAACCCGCAGAAAGGCACCATCGTCAGCCAGAAAACATGGGGTGAGGAGTTCGTCTCGAACTGGCACCAGGGCTCCGCCATCATCGTCACCGCTCCGGAGTCGAGCGACCTGACCCGGATCCTGAACAATCACATTGAAAACGCCGCCCAGGGTGTGGACCTGCATTCGGACCACGTCATCCTCTCCGGCAACGTGATCAACAATTCCTTCATGGGCATGAAGGCGATGCATGGTTCAAGGAATGTCATCATCACCGGGAACCAGTTCATCAAAAACGACCTCTGGAGCATTGGACTCATGCCGGGAGCGAGCTCCCATGGGGCGGCTCCAGCGGCTGAGGGCAAGCCGGCCACTCCACCCAACGTGGATGGGGGCTCCATCATCGCCAACAACATCATCTCCGATTTCGGCCGAGGGCATTCCGCCTGGGTTTGGGAGGGTCAGGGCACGCCCATTCGTTTCGACAACCGTCAGAAGCCACACAATCCTCCGCTCGCCGACGTCGTGATCCAGGGAAATGTGATCTACGACTCAGATCGCGATGAAGCCGCGGTGGCAGGAACTGAAGGTCAGGCCAAGCCCAAGTACGAATATGCCGTACGCATCGCCACCGAAGCCCAGGGGCTGCATTTTTCCGGCAACCTGTTCCATCCCGGCCGTTCGGGCGTCTCCAACATTCCGTTGCCTCCCTGA
- a CDS encoding aminoglycoside phosphotransferase family protein has translation MNATTITSSAPPANAADLVSPSHRRTTYYWKCDRPAAFHGTTGRTDAGTLQSALKQALQEKFPSARLSLEPGHGQGNHITFIATVDEARRFVRVEDGPEKDNYLIVESRVLHEVRTLGLPAPRVHAVDASRESVPFAWQMLDLVDAPDLNHFQKKGELDLPRMAGEIGAAIARWQCAEPAGYGPFDPAQVMETNTLCGFHASYEDYFFLHFERHLRYLTHQQLLSSREAAEIESEVLLHRPLLALNQGCLVHKDLALWNILGTPEGVAAFIDWDDAISGDAMDDLSLLACFHDGPVLARALEGYQMLRPLPTEHRRRFWLHLLRNMIVKAVIRVGAGYFEKSDGFFLIGSGSSGQNLQTFTTQRIASALQGLRGDLPVASL, from the coding sequence ATGAACGCCACCACCATCACCTCTTCAGCCCCTCCCGCGAACGCTGCGGATCTGGTATCCCCTTCCCATCGTCGCACCACCTACTACTGGAAATGCGATCGACCCGCCGCCTTCCACGGCACGACGGGGCGTACGGATGCGGGCACCCTGCAAAGTGCGCTGAAACAAGCTCTCCAGGAGAAGTTCCCCTCAGCACGCCTTTCCCTTGAACCGGGTCACGGTCAGGGCAATCACATCACCTTCATCGCGACCGTGGATGAGGCCCGTCGATTCGTCCGCGTGGAAGATGGACCCGAGAAGGACAACTATCTCATCGTGGAATCCCGCGTGCTGCATGAAGTGCGCACACTCGGCCTGCCTGCACCGCGGGTCCATGCCGTGGATGCCAGCCGGGAAAGCGTGCCTTTTGCCTGGCAGATGCTCGACCTCGTGGATGCCCCGGACCTGAATCATTTCCAAAAGAAGGGCGAACTCGATCTTCCCAGAATGGCCGGGGAGATCGGTGCCGCCATTGCCCGCTGGCAGTGTGCAGAGCCGGCGGGATACGGCCCCTTTGACCCCGCCCAGGTCATGGAAACGAATACGCTCTGCGGCTTTCACGCCAGCTACGAGGACTACTTCTTCCTCCATTTCGAGAGACACCTTCGTTATCTGACTCATCAACAACTGCTCTCCTCGCGCGAGGCGGCAGAGATCGAATCAGAAGTGCTGCTCCACCGTCCCCTGCTCGCCCTCAACCAAGGTTGCCTGGTTCACAAAGATCTGGCGCTCTGGAACATTCTGGGCACGCCAGAAGGCGTTGCCGCATTCATCGACTGGGACGATGCCATTTCAGGAGATGCCATGGACGACCTCTCCCTGCTGGCGTGCTTTCACGACGGCCCTGTTCTCGCCCGGGCATTGGAAGGTTACCAGATGCTCCGCCCGCTGCCCACAGAGCACCGCCGTCGTTTCTGGCTCCATCTCCTGCGCAACATGATCGTCAAGGCCGTGATCCGGGTAGGAGCAGGTTATTTTGAGAAGTCCGATGGTTTTTTCCTCATTGGCAGCGGAAGCAGCGGCCAGAACCTGCAAACATTCACCACCCAGCGCATCGCCTCGGCACTGCAGGGGCTGCGCGGCGACCTGCCCGTAGCATCGCTTTGA